A window of the Streptomyces finlayi genome harbors these coding sequences:
- a CDS encoding cysteine desulfurase/sulfurtransferase TusA family protein, translating into MPYFDAASSAPLHPVARQALLASLDDGWADPARLYREGRRARMLLDAAREAAAEAVGCRPDELVFSSSGTRAVHSGIAGTLSGRRRVGRHLVASAVEHSSVLHSAAAHEAAGGSFSEVAVDRTGAVGTAAFADALREDTALACLQSANHEVGTEQPVAEIAGICAAAGVPLLVDAAQSLTWGPVPAGWSLLAASAHKWGGPAGVGLLAVRKGVRFAPQGPADERESGRAAGFENLPAIVAAAASLRAVRAESAAESVRLRALVDRIRTRVPQLVGDVEVVGDPVRRLPHLVTFSCLYVDGETVLHELDRVGFSVSSGSSCTSSTLMPSHVLKAMGVLSEGNVRVSLPMGTTEADVDRFLEVLPGVVTGVRERLGAPVAAAPSPTTAASLVVDALGRRCPIPVIELAKVIGEVPVGGTVTVLADDEAARLDIPAWCEMREHEYAGEEPADLGSAYLVRRLH; encoded by the coding sequence GTGCCCTACTTCGACGCCGCTTCCTCGGCCCCTCTGCATCCCGTCGCCCGTCAGGCGCTGCTTGCCTCACTCGACGACGGCTGGGCCGACCCCGCCAGGCTGTACCGCGAGGGGCGGCGGGCCAGAATGCTGCTGGACGCCGCCCGGGAGGCCGCCGCGGAGGCCGTCGGATGCCGCCCCGACGAGCTCGTGTTCAGCTCGTCGGGGACCCGGGCGGTGCACTCCGGGATTGCCGGCACCCTTTCCGGGCGTCGGCGTGTCGGCCGCCACCTGGTCGCATCCGCGGTCGAGCATTCGTCGGTGCTCCATTCGGCCGCCGCCCACGAGGCGGCGGGCGGCTCGTTCTCCGAGGTGGCCGTCGACCGGACGGGGGCGGTCGGCACCGCGGCTTTCGCCGATGCGCTGCGCGAGGACACCGCGCTGGCCTGTCTGCAGTCCGCCAACCACGAGGTCGGCACCGAGCAGCCGGTGGCGGAGATCGCCGGGATCTGTGCGGCGGCCGGGGTTCCGCTGCTGGTGGACGCCGCGCAGTCGCTGACCTGGGGGCCGGTGCCCGCGGGCTGGTCACTGCTGGCGGCCAGTGCCCACAAGTGGGGCGGACCGGCGGGCGTGGGGCTGCTGGCCGTGCGCAAGGGTGTCAGGTTCGCCCCTCAAGGCCCGGCGGACGAGCGGGAGTCGGGGCGGGCCGCCGGTTTCGAGAACCTTCCCGCGATCGTGGCGGCGGCGGCCTCGTTGCGGGCGGTACGGGCCGAGTCGGCGGCCGAGTCCGTACGGCTGCGGGCCCTGGTGGACCGGATCAGGACGCGGGTGCCGCAGCTGGTGGGCGATGTGGAGGTGGTCGGCGACCCCGTCCGGCGGCTTCCGCACCTGGTGACCTTCTCCTGTCTCTATGTCGACGGAGAGACGGTGCTCCACGAGCTGGACCGTGTCGGATTCTCCGTATCGTCCGGTTCGTCCTGCACGAGCAGCACCCTGATGCCGAGCCATGTGCTCAAGGCGATGGGGGTGCTCTCGGAGGGGAACGTCCGCGTGTCGCTGCCCATGGGGACCACCGAGGCGGACGTCGACCGCTTCCTGGAGGTGCTTCCCGGAGTGGTCACCGGCGTACGGGAGCGGCTCGGCGCCCCGGTCGCGGCGGCCCCCTCCCCCACGACGGCGGCCTCACTCGTCGTCGACGCGCTGGGCAGGCGCTGCCCGATTCCGGTGATCGAGCTCGCAAAGGTGATCGGGGAGGTACCGGTGGGCGGCACGGTGACGGTCCTCGCCGACGACGAGGCCGCGCGGCTCGACATTCCCGCCTGGTGCGAGATGCGCGAGCACGAGTACGCGGGCGAGGAGCCGGCGGACCTGGGCTCGGCCTATCTGGTCCGCCGGCTCCACTGA
- the ctaC gene encoding aa3-type cytochrome oxidase subunit II, with product MSPNGSDRSSRRPMRRKLPQVLTAGLVLATASGCSYNWEDFPRLGMPTPVTEEAPRILSLWQGSWAAALVTGVLVWGLILWSVIFHRRSRTKVEVPPQTRYNMPIEALYTVVPLIIVSVLFYFTARDESKLLALEDKPAHTINVVGYQWSWGFNYIEKVEGQPSAGSEIPKELDAIPNRFREDFPEGAGGVYDVGVPGTRNPQNGNPGPTLWLPKGEKVRFVLTSRDVIHSFWVVPFLMKQDVIPGHTNAFEVTPNREGTFMGKCAELCGVDHSRMLFNVKVVSPERYQQHLKELAEKGQTGYVPAGIEQTDPARNAETNKL from the coding sequence GTGAGTCCCAACGGCTCCGACCGCTCGTCGCGGCGCCCGATGCGGCGGAAGCTGCCGCAGGTGCTGACTGCGGGCCTGGTTCTGGCGACGGCCTCCGGTTGTTCGTACAACTGGGAAGATTTTCCCCGCCTCGGTATGCCCACACCGGTAACGGAAGAGGCCCCTCGGATCCTCTCCCTCTGGCAAGGCTCGTGGGCGGCAGCGCTCGTCACGGGTGTCCTTGTCTGGGGGCTGATCCTCTGGAGCGTCATCTTCCACCGGCGTTCGCGCACCAAGGTGGAGGTCCCTCCGCAGACCAGGTACAACATGCCCATCGAGGCGTTGTACACAGTGGTTCCCCTCATCATCGTCTCGGTGCTGTTCTACTTCACCGCGCGCGATGAATCGAAGCTCCTGGCACTCGAGGACAAGCCTGCCCACACCATCAATGTGGTCGGCTACCAGTGGAGCTGGGGTTTCAACTACATCGAGAAGGTGGAGGGCCAGCCCTCCGCCGGCAGCGAGATCCCCAAGGAGCTCGACGCCATCCCCAACCGGTTCCGCGAGGACTTCCCCGAGGGCGCCGGCGGCGTCTACGACGTGGGCGTCCCCGGTACCCGTAACCCGCAGAACGGCAACCCGGGTCCGACCCTGTGGCTGCCGAAGGGCGAGAAGGTCCGCTTCGTCCTGACTTCGCGTGACGTCATCCACTCCTTCTGGGTGGTGCCGTTCCTCATGAAGCAGGACGTCATCCCGGGCCACACCAACGCGTTCGAGGTCACTCCCAACCGGGAGGGCACCTTCATGGGTAAGTGCGCCGAACTGTGCGGCGTCGACCACTCCCGGATGCTCTTCAACGTCAAGGTCGTCTCTCCCGAGCGTTACCAGCAGCACCTCAAGGAGCTGGCGGAGAAGGGTCAGACGGGCTACGTGCCGGCAGGCATCGAGCAGACGGACCCGGCCAGGAATGCGGAGACGAACAAACTGTGA
- the ctaD gene encoding aa3-type cytochrome oxidase subunit I, with amino-acid sequence MSILNEPQGAAAADDSYEDELPVRRKQPGNTVIKWMTTTDHKTIGTLYLVTSFAFFCIGGLMALFMRAELARPGTQIMSNEQFNQAFTMHGTIMLLMFATPLFAGFANWIMPLQIGAPDVAFPRLNMFAYWLYLFGSIIAVAGFLTPQGAADFGWFAYSPLSDAVRSPGIGADMWIMGLAFSGFGTILGSVNFITTIICMRAPGMTMFRMPIFTWNVLLTGVLVLLAFPVLAAALFALEADRKFGAHIFDAANGGALLWQHLFWFFGHPEVYIIALPFFGIVSEVIPVFSRKPMFGYIGLIAATISIAGLSVTVWAHHMYVTGGVLLPFFSFMTFLIAVPTGVKFFNWIGTMWKGSLSFETPMLWAVGFLITFAFGGLTGVILASPPMDFHVSDSYFVVAHFHYVVFGTVVFAMFSGFHFWWPKFTGKMLDERLGKITFWTLFVGFHGTFLVQHWLGAEGMPRRYADYLAADGFTALNTISTISSFLLGLSILPFFYNVWKTAKYGKKIEVDDPWGYGRSLEWATSCPPPRHNFLTLPRIRSESPAFDLHHPEIAALELLEYDSGTANALAGGKEAGK; translated from the coding sequence GTGAGCATCCTCAACGAACCTCAGGGTGCCGCGGCAGCAGACGACTCGTACGAGGACGAGCTGCCGGTACGGCGCAAGCAGCCGGGAAACACCGTCATCAAGTGGATGACCACCACTGACCACAAGACGATCGGCACGCTCTACCTGGTCACGTCCTTCGCGTTCTTCTGCATCGGCGGACTGATGGCGCTCTTCATGCGCGCCGAGCTGGCCCGTCCGGGCACGCAGATCATGTCGAACGAGCAGTTCAACCAGGCGTTCACGATGCACGGCACGATCATGCTGCTGATGTTCGCGACGCCGCTCTTCGCCGGATTCGCCAACTGGATCATGCCGCTGCAGATCGGTGCGCCCGACGTGGCGTTCCCGCGGCTGAACATGTTCGCTTACTGGCTGTACCTCTTCGGCTCGATCATCGCGGTGGCGGGCTTCCTGACCCCGCAGGGTGCGGCCGACTTCGGCTGGTTCGCCTACTCCCCGCTGTCGGACGCCGTCCGCTCGCCGGGTATCGGCGCCGACATGTGGATCATGGGTCTGGCCTTCTCCGGCTTCGGCACGATCCTCGGCTCGGTCAACTTCATCACCACGATCATCTGCATGCGCGCGCCTGGCATGACGATGTTCCGCATGCCGATCTTCACCTGGAACGTGCTGCTGACCGGTGTTCTGGTTCTGCTCGCCTTCCCGGTTCTGGCAGCCGCGCTCTTCGCGCTGGAGGCGGACCGTAAATTCGGTGCGCATATCTTCGACGCGGCCAATGGCGGCGCATTGCTCTGGCAGCACCTCTTCTGGTTCTTCGGCCATCCAGAGGTGTACATCATCGCCCTGCCATTCTTCGGAATCGTTTCCGAGGTGATCCCGGTCTTCAGCCGGAAGCCGATGTTCGGTTACATCGGTCTCATCGCGGCGACGATCTCGATCGCGGGTCTTTCCGTGACGGTGTGGGCGCACCACATGTACGTCACGGGCGGCGTGCTGTTGCCGTTCTTCTCGTTCATGACCTTCCTGATCGCGGTACCGACCGGTGTGAAGTTCTTCAACTGGATCGGCACCATGTGGAAGGGATCGCTGTCCTTCGAGACACCGATGCTCTGGGCCGTCGGCTTCCTGATCACCTTCGCCTTCGGTGGTCTGACCGGCGTCATCCTGGCCTCGCCGCCGATGGACTTCCACGTCTCCGACTCGTACTTCGTCGTCGCGCACTTCCACTACGTCGTCTTCGGCACCGTGGTCTTCGCGATGTTCTCCGGATTCCACTTCTGGTGGCCGAAGTTCACGGGCAAGATGCTGGACGAGCGGCTCGGGAAGATCACGTTCTGGACGCTGTTCGTGGGCTTCCACGGCACGTTCCTGGTGCAGCACTGGCTCGGTGCCGAGGGCATGCCGCGACGCTACGCGGACTACCTCGCCGCAGACGGCTTCACCGCGCTGAACACGATCTCGACGATCTCCTCGTTCCTGCTCGGCCTGTCGATCCTGCCGTTCTTCTACAACGTGTGGAAGACGGCCAAGTACGGCAAGAAGATCGAGGTCGACGACCCGTGGGGTTACGGCCGTTCGCTGGAGTGGGCCACGTCCTGCCCGCCGCCGCGGCACAACTTCCTCACGCTGCCGCGGATCCGTTCCGAATCCCCGGCGTTCGACCTGCACCACCCGGAGATCGCGGCGCTCGAGCTGCTCGAGTACGACTCCGGCACCGCCAACGCCCTCGCCGGTGGCAAGGAGGCAGGCAAGTGA
- a CDS encoding cytochrome c oxidase subunit 4 — protein sequence MKIQGKLFIWLSVFMLAMAVTYGVWSKEPVGTTALVLSFGLSIMIGFYLAFTANRVDAMAQDNKEADVADEAGEVGFFSPHSWQPLSLAIGGAFAFMGVIFGWWLLYFSAPILLIGLFGWVFEYYRGENQTQ from the coding sequence GTGAAGATCCAGGGCAAGCTGTTCATCTGGCTGAGCGTCTTCATGCTCGCGATGGCGGTCACGTACGGCGTGTGGTCGAAGGAGCCGGTCGGTACCACCGCACTGGTCCTGTCCTTCGGACTGTCCATCATGATCGGCTTCTACTTGGCCTTCACGGCCAACCGGGTCGACGCGATGGCCCAGGACAACAAGGAAGCCGATGTCGCGGACGAGGCCGGCGAGGTGGGGTTCTTCTCCCCGCACAGCTGGCAGCCGCTCTCGCTGGCCATCGGTGGCGCCTTCGCCTTCATGGGCGTCATCTTCGGCTGGTGGCTGCTCTACTTCTCGGCCCCGATCCTGCTGATCGGCCTCTTCGGCTGGGTCTTCGAGTACTACCGGGGCGAGAACCAGACCCAGTGA
- a CDS encoding L,D-transpeptidase, translated as MTHTPRIRTVVSCTLLVVTLVAGATACGEPDGHPLSARPFDAAGQVSFNAPSGKEKADPDKPLEVTVKGANGRITDVTASYADGRQLAGELAADGKRWHSTAPLAAGARYTVKVSTEDEDGAPGSRTLSFETTSAKKLLKVAFGPEKGTYGVGQPITAELSAPVKDKASRATVERALKVRSTPAATGSWYWVDDKNLHYRPKEYWPANATIEARSNLAGIKVTNTLYGAAAKPLKLTTGDRIEAITDASDHSMTVKRNGEVINTMPVTTGKPGFSTRNGVKVVLGKEYYVRMRGTSIGIAEGSSESYDLPVYYATRVTWSGEYVHAAPWSTGSQGNANVSHGCTGMSTSDAEWFFDTVRQGDIVKVVGSIGDTMTPFDNGFGDWNLSWEKWQKGSALHNGTPDSAVGNTVQAARLRPHV; from the coding sequence ATGACGCACACGCCGCGCATCCGCACCGTAGTGAGCTGCACTCTGCTGGTCGTGACCCTGGTCGCAGGTGCGACCGCCTGTGGCGAGCCCGATGGTCATCCCCTTTCCGCACGGCCTTTCGACGCGGCCGGGCAGGTGTCCTTCAACGCCCCCTCCGGCAAGGAGAAGGCCGACCCGGACAAGCCTCTCGAAGTCACCGTCAAGGGTGCGAACGGCCGCATCACCGACGTGACGGCCTCGTACGCCGACGGCCGCCAGCTCGCCGGCGAGCTCGCCGCCGACGGGAAGCGCTGGCATTCGACGGCCCCACTGGCGGCCGGAGCCCGGTACACGGTCAAGGTCTCCACGGAGGACGAGGACGGCGCCCCCGGCAGCCGCACGCTCTCCTTCGAGACCACCTCGGCCAAGAAGCTGCTGAAGGTCGCGTTCGGCCCGGAGAAGGGCACCTACGGCGTCGGGCAGCCCATCACTGCGGAACTCAGCGCTCCGGTGAAGGACAAGGCCTCCAGGGCCACCGTGGAGCGCGCGCTGAAGGTCAGGTCGACGCCGGCCGCCACCGGCTCCTGGTACTGGGTCGACGACAAGAACCTGCACTACCGGCCGAAGGAGTACTGGCCCGCCAACGCCACCATCGAGGCCCGGAGCAACCTCGCGGGCATCAAGGTGACCAACACCCTCTACGGAGCCGCGGCGAAGCCCCTGAAGCTCACCACCGGGGACCGGATCGAGGCCATCACCGACGCCTCGGACCACTCGATGACGGTGAAGCGCAACGGGGAAGTGATCAACACCATGCCGGTGACGACGGGCAAGCCCGGCTTCTCCACCCGCAACGGCGTCAAGGTGGTGCTGGGCAAGGAGTACTACGTACGCATGCGCGGTACGAGCATCGGCATCGCCGAGGGGTCGTCCGAGTCGTACGACCTGCCGGTGTACTACGCGACCAGGGTCACCTGGAGCGGCGAGTACGTGCACGCGGCCCCGTGGTCGACCGGATCCCAGGGCAACGCCAACGTCAGCCACGGCTGTACGGGCATGAGCACGAGCGACGCCGAGTGGTTCTTCGACACCGTGCGCCAGGGCGACATCGTCAAGGTCGTCGGAAGCATCGGCGACACCATGACACCGTTCGACAACGGTTTCGGCGACTGGAACCTGTCCTGGGAGAAGTGGCAGAAGGGCAGCGCGCTGCACAACGGCACGCCCGACAGCGCGGTCGGGAACACCGTCCAGGCGGCGCGCCTGCGCCCCCACGTCTGA
- a CDS encoding response regulator transcription factor, with product MQPTATVLVYSDDANVREQVRLAAGRRPAADVPPVEFVECATLPAVLAALDRGGIDVCVLDGETAPMGGMGVCRQIKDEVFHCPPVLLLIGRPQDAWLATWSRADAAVTLPVEPVEFADALAALLRGRLSVDA from the coding sequence ATGCAGCCGACCGCCACGGTCCTGGTCTACAGCGACGACGCCAATGTCCGCGAGCAGGTGAGGCTGGCAGCAGGTCGCAGGCCGGCGGCGGACGTGCCCCCGGTGGAGTTCGTCGAGTGCGCGACCCTGCCCGCCGTTCTGGCCGCCCTGGACAGGGGCGGCATCGACGTCTGTGTGCTGGACGGCGAGACCGCCCCCATGGGCGGTATGGGTGTCTGCCGGCAGATCAAGGACGAGGTCTTCCACTGCCCGCCGGTGCTCCTGCTGATCGGCCGCCCGCAGGATGCCTGGCTGGCCACCTGGAGCCGCGCGGACGCGGCGGTGACCCTTCCGGTCGAGCCGGTCGAGTTCGCCGACGCCCTCGCGGCTCTGCTGCGGGGCAGGCTGTCCGTGGACGCCTGA
- the ctaE gene encoding aa3-type cytochrome oxidase subunit III produces the protein MSVVATATTVETGHAHPSVNRPNLTSVGTIIWLSSELMFFAALFAMYFTLRSVMGPDHWKEMAHHLNFPFSATNTTILVLSSLTCQLGVFAAERGDVKKLRTWFIITFVMGAIFIGGQVLEYTELVKDAGLSLSSDPYGSVFYLTTGFHGLHVTGGLIAFLLVLGRTYAARRFTHEQATAAIVVSYYWHFVDVVWIGLFATIYMIK, from the coding sequence ATGTCGGTCGTGGCGACAGCAACGACAGTAGAAACCGGGCACGCGCACCCGTCGGTCAATCGACCGAACCTCACCAGCGTCGGAACCATCATCTGGTTGAGTTCCGAGCTGATGTTCTTCGCGGCCCTCTTCGCGATGTACTTCACCCTGCGATCGGTGATGGGACCGGACCACTGGAAGGAGATGGCTCATCATCTGAACTTCCCGTTCTCGGCGACGAACACCACGATCCTGGTGCTCTCCTCTCTCACCTGCCAACTCGGCGTCTTCGCCGCGGAGCGGGGCGATGTGAAGAAGCTCCGCACCTGGTTCATCATCACGTTCGTGATGGGTGCGATCTTCATCGGAGGCCAGGTCCTGGAGTACACCGAGCTGGTCAAGGACGCGGGGCTCTCCCTGTCGTCCGACCCGTACGGCTCGGTGTTCTACCTGACCACCGGCTTCCACGGGCTGCACGTGACAGGCGGTCTCATCGCCTTCCTGCTGGTTCTCGGCAGGACGTACGCAGCCAGGAGGTTCACCCACGAACAGGCCACCGCCGCCATCGTCGTGTCCTACTACTGGCACTTCGTCGATGTCGTGTGGATCGGCCTGTTTGCAACGATCTACATGATCAAGTAA
- the qcrC gene encoding cytochrome bc1 complex diheme cytochrome c subunit has translation MKKLSARRRHPLAAVVVLLLALAATGGLYAAFAPAGKAQADETAQSLAIDEGKKLYSVGCASCHGTGGQGTTDGPSLAGVGSAAVDFQVGTGRMPAQQPGAQVPKKKVIYSQAQIDQLAAYVASLGAGPITPTENQASPKGADAARGGDLFRTNCAQCHNFTGEGGALTHGKYAPSLQGVSPKHMYEAMQTGPQSMPSFPDTTMPEQQKKDIIAYVQTVNGEDSASPGGLKLGGLGPVSEGLFGWIFGLGALIAVAVWVAAHTAKAKKT, from the coding sequence GTGAAAAAGCTCTCCGCACGACGACGCCATCCGCTGGCGGCGGTCGTCGTACTACTCCTCGCGCTGGCGGCTACCGGGGGGCTGTACGCCGCTTTTGCGCCTGCGGGTAAGGCGCAGGCAGACGAAACCGCCCAGTCCCTCGCTATCGACGAGGGCAAGAAGCTCTACTCCGTAGGCTGCGCCAGCTGCCACGGAACCGGCGGTCAGGGCACCACCGACGGGCCGTCCCTCGCGGGCGTGGGCTCCGCCGCCGTCGACTTCCAGGTCGGTACGGGCCGTATGCCGGCACAGCAGCCGGGCGCCCAGGTACCGAAGAAGAAGGTCATCTACAGCCAGGCCCAGATCGACCAGCTCGCGGCGTACGTCGCGTCGCTCGGCGCCGGTCCGATCACGCCGACCGAGAACCAGGCCAGTCCCAAGGGCGCGGACGCGGCCAGGGGCGGCGACCTGTTCCGTACCAACTGCGCCCAGTGCCACAACTTCACCGGTGAGGGCGGCGCGCTGACACACGGCAAGTACGCCCCGAGCCTGCAAGGCGTGAGCCCGAAGCACATGTACGAGGCCATGCAGACCGGCCCGCAGAGCATGCCCTCCTTCCCCGACACGACGATGCCGGAGCAGCAGAAGAAGGACATCATCGCGTACGTACAGACCGTGAACGGAGAAGACTCGGCGAGCCCCGGTGGGCTCAAGCTGGGTGGTCTCGGTCCGGTCAGCGAGGGTCTGTTCGGCTGGATCTTCGGACTCGGCGCACTGATCGCAGTTGCCGTTTGGGTCGCGGCCCACACCGCTAAGGCCAAGAAGACATGA
- the qcrA gene encoding cytochrome bc1 complex Rieske iron-sulfur subunit, translated as MSSQEIPEENLPVEQDTAHGAVSGADDPFADPGLPAHKPRIQDIDERAARRSERAVALMFTLSMVSTIAFIASFVVFPVDKIVFIWPFGHVSALNFSLGVTLGLALFFIGAGAVHWARTLMSDVERAAERHPIEAEPEVKAQVLADFAAGAEESGFGRRKLIRNTMFGALALVPLSGVVLLRDLGPMPEKKLRSTMWGKGKQLINMNTMEPLRPEDIVVGSLTFAMPEGLEEDAHDFQTQMGKAALMIVRIEPDDIKNKREREWAHEGIVAFSKICTHVGCPISLYEQQTHHVLCPCHQSTFDLSDGARVIFGPAGHPLPQLRIGVNTEGNLEALGDFEEPVGAAFWERG; from the coding sequence ATGAGTAGCCAAGAGATTCCAGAAGAGAACCTGCCGGTTGAGCAGGACACCGCGCACGGCGCGGTATCGGGTGCGGACGATCCGTTCGCCGACCCGGGGCTGCCGGCCCACAAGCCGCGCATCCAGGACATCGACGAACGGGCCGCGAGGCGCTCCGAGCGCGCGGTCGCGCTGATGTTCACGCTGTCCATGGTGTCGACGATCGCGTTCATCGCGTCCTTCGTCGTCTTCCCGGTCGACAAGATCGTCTTCATCTGGCCGTTCGGCCACGTGAGTGCGCTGAACTTCTCCCTGGGCGTGACCCTGGGTCTGGCGCTCTTCTTCATCGGCGCGGGCGCCGTCCACTGGGCGCGCACCCTGATGTCGGACGTCGAGCGGGCGGCCGAGCGCCACCCCATCGAGGCCGAGCCCGAGGTCAAGGCGCAGGTGCTCGCCGACTTCGCGGCAGGTGCCGAGGAGTCCGGCTTCGGCCGGCGCAAGCTGATCCGCAACACCATGTTCGGCGCGCTGGCCCTGGTGCCGCTCTCCGGTGTGGTGCTGCTGCGTGACCTCGGTCCGATGCCGGAGAAGAAGCTCCGCTCCACCATGTGGGGCAAGGGCAAGCAGCTCATCAACATGAACACGATGGAGCCGCTGCGTCCCGAGGACATCGTCGTCGGCTCGCTGACCTTCGCCATGCCCGAGGGGCTGGAGGAGGACGCGCACGACTTCCAGACGCAGATGGGCAAGGCCGCCCTGATGATCGTCCGGATCGAGCCGGACGACATCAAGAACAAGCGTGAGCGCGAGTGGGCCCACGAGGGCATTGTCGCGTTCTCGAAGATCTGCACCCACGTCGGCTGCCCGATCAGCCTGTACGAGCAGCAGACGCACCACGTCCTCTGCCCGTGCCACCAGTCCACCTTCGACCTCTCCGACGGCGCCCGCGTCATCTTCGGTCCGGCCGGTCACCCGCTTCCGCAGCTGCGGATCGGCGTGAACACTGAGGGCAACCTCGAGGCGCTGGGTGACTTCGAAGAGCCCGTCGGTGCTGCATTCTGGGAGCGCGGATGA
- the qcrB gene encoding cytochrome bc1 complex cytochrome b subunit yields MSTANDKNRKAPAGERVADWADGRLGIYGLAKANMRKIFPDHWSFMLGEIALYSFIIIILTGVYLTLFFHPSMNEVVYHGSYEPLQGIRMSEAYASTLHISFDVRGGLLVRQIHHWAALIFLAAMFVHMMRVFFTGAFRKPREVNWVFGFLLFVLGMFTGFTGYSLPDDLLSGTGVRFMQGAVLSVPVVGTYLSMFLFGGEFPGVDFVARFYSVHILLLPGIMLGLVVAHLILVFYHKHTQFAGPGKTNKNVVGMPLLPVYMAKAGGFFFLVFGVIAIISAIASINPIWALGPYRIDQVSTGAQPDWYMGFSEGLIRVMPGWEINLWGHTLVLGVFIPLMIFPLVLVAIAVYPFLESWVTRDNREHHILDRPRNVPTRTAFGVAWITWYFVLLVGGGNDLWATHFHLSINAITWFVRIAFFVAPVIAFIVTKRICLGLQRRDRDKVLHGRESGIIKRLPHGEFVEIHEPLSPGQLHTLTAHEQYTPAEIGPAVDENGVKRKVSPVEKLRIKLSKGYYGEDNQIAKPTAEEYKEITSGHGHH; encoded by the coding sequence ATGAGTACTGCGAACGACAAGAACCGAAAGGCACCCGCCGGTGAGCGGGTAGCCGACTGGGCGGACGGCCGGCTCGGCATCTACGGCCTGGCCAAGGCCAACATGCGCAAGATCTTCCCGGACCACTGGTCCTTCATGCTGGGTGAGATCGCGCTCTACAGCTTCATCATCATCATCCTCACGGGTGTGTATCTGACGCTGTTCTTCCACCCCAGCATGAACGAGGTCGTCTACCACGGCTCGTACGAGCCGCTGCAGGGCATCCGGATGTCCGAGGCCTACGCCTCGACACTCCACATCAGCTTCGACGTCCGCGGTGGTCTGCTCGTCCGGCAGATCCACCACTGGGCCGCGCTGATCTTCCTGGCCGCGATGTTCGTGCACATGATGCGCGTCTTCTTCACGGGTGCGTTCCGCAAGCCCCGTGAGGTCAACTGGGTGTTCGGCTTCCTGCTGTTCGTCCTGGGCATGTTCACCGGGTTCACCGGTTACTCGCTCCCGGACGACCTGCTGTCGGGCACCGGTGTCCGCTTCATGCAGGGTGCCGTTCTCTCGGTGCCGGTCGTCGGCACGTACCTGTCGATGTTCCTGTTCGGCGGAGAGTTCCCCGGCGTCGACTTCGTCGCCCGGTTCTACTCGGTCCACATCCTGCTGCTGCCGGGCATCATGCTCGGGCTCGTGGTCGCCCACCTGATCCTGGTCTTCTACCACAAGCACACGCAGTTCGCGGGTCCCGGGAAGACGAACAAGAACGTCGTCGGCATGCCGCTGCTGCCGGTGTACATGGCGAAGGCCGGAGGCTTCTTCTTCCTGGTCTTCGGTGTCATCGCCATCATCTCGGCGATCGCCTCGATCAACCCGATCTGGGCCCTCGGCCCGTACCGCATCGACCAGGTGTCGACCGGCGCGCAGCCCGACTGGTACATGGGCTTCTCCGAAGGTCTCATCCGTGTGATGCCGGGCTGGGAGATCAACCTGTGGGGCCACACGCTCGTCCTGGGTGTGTTCATCCCGCTGATGATCTTCCCGCTGGTCCTGGTCGCGATCGCGGTCTACCCGTTCCTCGAGTCCTGGGTGACCCGCGACAACCGCGAGCACCACATCCTGGACCGCCCGCGCAACGTGCCCACCCGCACCGCGTTCGGCGTCGCCTGGATCACCTGGTACTTCGTGCTGCTCGTCGGTGGTGGAAACGACCTGTGGGCCACGCACTTCCACCTGTCGATCAACGCCATCACCTGGTTCGTGCGGATCGCGTTCTTCGTGGCTCCGGTCATCGCGTTCATCGTGACCAAGCGGATCTGCCTCGGCCTCCAGCGCCGCGACAGGGACAAGGTGCTGCACGGACGCGAGTCCGGCATCATCAAGCGCCTGCCGCACGGTGAGTTCGTCGAGATCCACGAGCCGCTCAGCCCGGGCCAACTGCACACGCTGACCGCGCACGAGCAGTACACGCCGGCCGAGATCGGCCCGGCGGTCGACGAGAACGGCGTCAAGCGCAAGGTCTCTCCGGTGGAGAAGCTGCGTATCAAGCTCAGCAAGGGCTACTACGGCGAGGACAACCAGATCGCCAAGCCCACCGCCGAGGAGTACAAGGAGATCACCAGCGGCCACGGCCACCACTGA